From Brassica oleracea var. oleracea cultivar TO1000 chromosome C3, BOL, whole genome shotgun sequence, a single genomic window includes:
- the LOC106333147 gene encoding guanine nucleotide-binding protein subunit gamma 3-like, with translation MSAPSCSVGGEVGGETCSALAKSSLPPPPRPKSPPEYPDLYGKRREAARVQMLEREIGFLEGEIKFIQGVQPASRCCKEVSDFVVANSDPLIPAQQKSQRHGQFWKWLCCGIPCLSLASFFCCCRSNCSCHLRKPKCCNCTSCSCTGSKCCEGSCCSNSCCCPKLSCPSCSCFRGCCCSCPDLSCCLPTCLNKKKKSSCCSCNCKIRWSSCFRCPKVQLCCCFCNCKNLCSNPCCLAF, from the exons ATGTCTGCTCCTTCATGCAGTGTCGGAGGAGAAGTAGGTGGTGAAACATGTTCGGCTCTAGCTAAGTCGTCCCTGCCACCACCGCCTCGCCCGAAGTCTCCGCCAGAATATCCAGATTTGTACGGGAAACGCAGAGAGGCGGCGAGAGTCCAGATGCTAGAGAGAGAGATTGGTTTTCTCGAG GGGGAAATTAAATTCATCCAAGGCGTACAACCGGCTTCCAGATGCTGCAAAGA GGTCTCTGATTTTGTCGTTGCAAATTCTGACCCATTGATCCCTGC ACAACAAAAGAGTCAAAGACACGGCCAGTTCTGGAAGTGGCTCTG TTGCGGTATTCCATGTTTGAGCCTAGCGAGTTTCTTCTGTTGCTGCCGATCCAACTGTTCGTGCCATCTGAGGAAGCCCAAGTGCTGTAACTGCACAAGTTGCAGCTGCACTGGTTCCAAATGCTGTGAAGGATCATGTTGCTCAAATAGCTGTTGTTGCCCGAAACTGAGCTGCCCGAGCTGTTCATGCTTCCGAGGTTGCTGTTGTTCTTGTCCGGACTTATCTTGCTGCCTACCCACCTGTCTGAATAAGAAGAAGAAGAGCTCCTGTTGCAGCTGCAACTGCAAGATCAGATGGTCATCTTGTTTCAGATGCCCCAAGGTACAACTTTGTTGTTGTTTTTGCAATTGTAAAAATCTATGTTCTAATCCTTGTTGTTTAGCTTTCTAA
- the LOC106333358 gene encoding copper transporter 5-like, giving the protein CIKATILFDFWKTDSWLSYILTLLACFVFAAFYQYLENRRLQFKSLSSTRHPPSPRTGVSAPLIPKSSTRSAAKAASVVFFGVNAAIGYLLMMLAAMSFNGGVFIAIAVGLTVGYLVFRSDDDGVNAAVENPCACA; this is encoded by the coding sequence TGCATCAAAGCTACAATTCTCTTCGATTTCTGGAAAACCGATTCATGGCTCAGTTACATCCTCACCTTACTCGCTTGCTTCGTCTTCGCCGCCTTCTACCAGTACCTTGAGAACCGCCGCCTCCAGTTCAAATCCCTTTCGTCCACCCGTCATCCTCCGTCTCCTCGCACCGGCGTTTCCGCTCCTCTTATCCCCAAATCGAGCACCAGATCCGCCGCGAAAGCTGCGTCGGTGGTGTTTTTCGGCGTGAACGCGGCGATCGGTTACTTGCTGATGATGCTCGCGGCTATGTCCTTCAACGGAGGCGTTTTCATCGCGATTGCCGTCGGTTTAACCGTCGGGTACCTAGTTTTCAGGTCTGACGACGACGGTGTTAACGCGGCTGTAGAGAATCCATGCGCGTGTGCTTGA